CCGGGAGCGCCCGCGAGTAGATCACCGAGTACGCGTACTCGAGGAACGAGCCCTGCATCTCGGTCGTGACATCGACGTCTTCGATGCGCTCGGCGGCGGGGGCCTGGTCGTCTGATGGTGTCATGCGTCGTTTCTCGCGGAGGGCGGGACCGGCCCCGTGGCGCTATGCCAGACTGGGCCGGATGCCCCCCATGCTACCGGCCGCGTTCACCACGACCGCGAGCCTCGCCACTGTTCTGCCGAGTTCCCTCGCGGCCCTGCGCGGCGAGCGGAACGCCCTCGGCCTTCCGCGGCTGGAGCATATCGTGGTGGTCCTGGTGGACGGGCTCGGCGCCGCGGCGCTCCGGGCCCGGTCCGGCCACGCCCGCACCCTCGCCGCCGGTCTCGGCAAGGCGACCACCATCGACTCCGGTTTCCCGACGACGACGGCGGCCGCGCTCACGACGCTGACGACGGGGACGACGCCGGGGGAGCACGGGATGGTCGGCTACCGCGTCCGCGACGGCGCGGGCCGGCTGACCAACCAGCTGCACGGCTGGGACGACCGGATGGACCCGGCGGTCTGGCAGCGTTCGCGCACGGTCTTCGAGCGTGCGGCCGGCGAGGGGATCGGCGGATGGGCGATCGGGCTCCCCGGCTACGCCGCGTCGGGTTTCACCGCGGCCGTCCTGCGCGGCGCCGCGTTCGTCGGCGGCCGGACGATGGCCGACCGGTTCGAGGCGGCCTCCGCCATCCTGGACCGCCCGGGGCCGGGCCTGACCTATCTCTATGTCGCCGAACTCGATCAGGTCGCGCACGCGCGCGGCTGGGAGTCACCGGAGTGGACAGCGCAGCTGGAGACGCTGGACTCGCTCGTGAGCGCCTTCGCGCGGCGGCTCGGGCCGGGACAGGGGATGCTGCTGACGGCCGATCATGGCATCGTCGACGTCCCCGTGAGCGGGCATGTGCTCTACGACACCGCGCCCGAGCTGCTCGCGGGTGTCGCCCAGGTGGCGGGGGAGCCGCGGATGCTGCACCTTTACCTCGCGCCCGGCGCCGACCCTGCCGCCGTCGCCGCGCGCTGGCGCGAGGCCGAAGCCGGCCGCTCGTGGGTCGCCACGCGCGCCGAGGCGATCGAGGCCGGCTGGTTCGGACCGGTCGTGCATCCCGAGGTGGAGCTGCGGATCGGGGAGGTTCTGGTCGCCGCCCGCAAAAGGATCGCGTATTACGACTCCCGCGACTCCGCGAGGACGGGCCGCAGCATGATCGGCCAGCACGGCTCGCTCACCGCTGAGGAGACCCGGGTGCCGCTGCTGCGCTTCGGAGCGGCGGGGTAGGAGTCCGGCGCGGCTCAGGCCAGGTCGTCGTCTGTCCGCGCGCCGAAGACGATCTCGTCCCAGCTCGGCATCGCGGCGCGCCCCTTCTTCCGTCCGACCGGCCCGGTCTGCGACTCGGGCGTCTCCGCGGTCTCGGCTGACGGACGATCCCCTGTGCCGTCCGTCAGCGCGACGGTCTCCTCCGCGATGCGGAGCGGGGCCGGGCCGAGGATCGGATCGTCCAGGAGCGATGGCTGCGGCTCGGGCGGGTCGTCGTAGCTGGCTCCCTCGCGCTCGCCGCGGCGACGGCGGAGGGCTTCCAGGAGGTCCGCCGTCTGGTGGAGGTCGCGCGGAGCCTCGTCGGCGCGTTTGATGGCCGAGACGGCGATCGCGTTGCTGGCGCGCCCGGTGTGCGGGGCGTCGAGCGCCTCGGTGGGCGTGACGACCTCCGGGCTCAGGGGGTCGACGCCGGACGCGGGGAACGCGAAGGCCCCGCTGTCGAAGCGGGAGGTGTCCGGTTCGCCCTCGTCCGGGAGCACGGCGCGCAGACGGGGGATGAGCGCCCCGGTGCGCAGCTCGCCGGCCTGGGACAGCGTGGTCGCCTCGGAGTTCAGCGGAGCGAGAGAGTGCTTCCGGGCGTCGTAGGTCCAGCGGGCGTCGTGGTCGATCTGGTCCGCGGTGAACTCGAGCTTCACGATCCAGCCCGTCTCGGAGTCCTTCCAGCCTGCCCAGCGTTCGCCCACGACCCCGAGGGCGGCCAGGCGCTCGCGGATGACGGAGCCGAAGGTGTCCTGGTCGCCGAGCGGGTCCACCTCCGCCGAGGTGCGGACGGGGACGCTGAGGGCGTTCGCCACGATGTGCTCGCGCTCGGCGACGATGGGCCCCTCGAAGCGCTGCACGTAGTCGAGCGGCGCACCGGTGACGGCGGCGACCTCCTCCGCGGACAGTCCCGCGCGGATGTGCGCCTGCACTTCGCGGGGGGAGAGTTTCGGCGATTCCGCAGACGTCCGCTGGCGCACCTGGCGGATCTTGGATTGCAGGGTGTCGTCGACGGTGATGCGGAACCGCTCACCGTCGTCGCCGACGGCGACGATCGCACCGTTCTCGACCCCGATGACCTTCAAATCCTGCATGTGGATGCCTTCCGAGCTCGCATTCTTACCCGGCCAGAATGCCACGAGAACGGGGGCTACCGGGGGAATACCCCGGGCGTGCCGGAAGTTGTCCACCGAGCAATCGCTGACAGCTTCCTGGGTGGTTTTGCTATTCCTTGCTGATTGATGCAAACTATCGCCGCCGATTGCGAGAATCGGCCGTTACAGACGAGAAGTGGATGGGCATGGCAACGGATTACGACGCACCGCGGAAGACCGAGGACGACTCTGAGTCGATCGAGGCTCTCAAGGAGCGAGTTCCGGACAAGATGTCCGGAGTCGTCGACGTCGAGGACGCGGACAACCCGGGCGGATACGAACTCCCCGGTGCGGACCTGTCGGATCTCGACCTGGACGTCGTAGTTCTGCCTCCTCAGGCCGACGAGTTCACCTGCGTGAGCTGCTTCCTGGTGAAACACCGTTCGCAGATCGATCACGAAACCAAGCTCGGGCCGATGTGCGTGGAGTGCGCCGCCTGAGCGGCCGCACGACTAGGGCTCCTGGCGGGCCTCTTCGAGAACCTGGACCAGCCGGTCCGGGTTTCTTGTCGAGAGGAGCCAGTAGGGCGTCGGGTCGTCCGCGTCCAGCAGCGGCACCTTCACGACCGGCTTGATCCACCCGCGGATGAGCAGCCAGGCTCGCGCGTCGAGCCGCCGCCCGCGCTCCAGCGTCGCCTGCTCGCCGGCGAACGCTTCGGGGGCGCCGGCGAATTCCAGTGGAAGGCGGGCGCGCCCAGCGACCAGCTCGGTCTCCGTGACCCGGATAGTCGGGGCGGAAAGCAGCAGCGCGGCGACGATGGCCGCGTAGAAGGCGAGGGCGAGCACGACGCCGATGGTGAGGTCGATCGGGGCGAAGACGAGCATCACCGCGGGGACGACCAGCAGGGTGGAGACGAAGAGCCAGGGGGTCGCCCAGAGCCGTTCTCGATACAGGTCCATAACGTCTATTCGATCAGACTTCTGCACTACCCTCGACACCGTGACCGATACCGTCGACATTCCGATCATCGCGGAGCGCCTCCCCGTCTACGCCCACCCCGGCGACGCCGGCGCCGACCTGTGCGCCGCGGAGGCGGTCACGCTGGAGCCCGGCGAACGGCACACCGTGGCGACAGGGGTCGCGATCGCCCTGCCGGAAGGCTACGCCGCGTTCGTCGTCCCGCGAAGCGGGCTGGCCATGCGGCACGGCCTCACGATCGTCAACGCGCCGGGAACGGTGGACGCGGGATACCGCGGCGAGATCAGGGTGACCGTTCTGAACACCGACAGGTCGATGCCGTACGATATCGCCGTCGGAGACCGGATCGCCCAGCTGATCGTCATGCCGGTCACCCGAGCCGTCTTCGTCCCCGTCGACACTCTGCCGGACAGCCATCGCGGCACAGCCGGCTTCGGCTCGTCCGGCTACACCGTGACCCAGGCAGGAGAACACGCTTGACCGACAGCAGCGACACCCCCGGCGAGCCGGCGACGCCCGACGAAGCGGAGAAGTCCGCCCCCGCGGACCGCGCGACCGAGGGGCCGCTCGATGAGAGCGAAGCCAATCCGGTCCGCCCCTATGTCGACCTGGGCGGGGTGAAGATCCTGCCGCGGGAGGGTTTGCACCTCCGGTTGGAGGTCGAAGAGGAATCGCAGCGCGTCGTCGCGGTCGGCCTCGACTACGCGAACTCGACGTTGCAAGTGCAGCCGTTCGCGGCACCCCGTTCGACCGGTCTGTGGCATGAGATCCGGGAGCAGATCACCGATCAGGTGCAGCGCCAGGGCGGTCGCGTGAGCGAGCGTCAGGGCGTGTTCGGGCCGGAGATCGTCGCGGAGATCCCCGTCGCCGCCCCGCAGGGCGCCCGGGGAGAGACCCGGGTCGCGCGCTTCGTCGGCGTGGACGGGCCCCGCTGGTTCCTCCGCGGCGTGATCGCGGGCGACGCGGCCGTGAAACCGGAGGCGGCCGCGCTCGTCGAAGACCTCTTCCGCAGTATCGTCGTCGTCCGCGGCGCGACGCCGATGCCTCCCCGCGATCTGATCCCGCTGCGCATGCCGGCGGCGCCCACCGGCCCCGCGGACAACGGCTACACCACCCTCTGAAGGCCGCCATGACCGAGCATCAGGACGCCCAGCCGGAGAAGGACGCCGACACGCCTGAGGCCGCCGACCCGGCCGTCGTGAGCCTCGGCGAGTCCCTCGCGCGCGCCGCCCGGAAGTCGGGGCTCGGCGAGCTGGCGGACGCCCAGACGCCGACCGGGACCGCGCTGCTGGCCGCGCTGGGCGGGGTGCGCGGACTGCTCGAGACGGTCCTGCCGGGGCTGGTGTTCCTCGTCCTGTTCACCTTCACCGCCAGCGTCCCGCTCTCGATCGGCTTCTCGGTCGCCGTCGCGGTGGCGTTCACGATCGTCCGGATCGCCGGCAAGACGCCGGTGACACAGGCGATGGCCGGGTTGATCGGCGTCGGGGTGTCCGCCGTCCTGGCGCTCATCACCGGTCGCGGCGAGGACAACTTCATCCTCGGGATCTGGACGAACGCGGCGTACGCCGCCGCTCTGCTGATCTCCATCGTCGTGCGCTGGCCGCTGATCGGGCTCGCCGCGGGCTACCTGATGGGCGACGGGCTCGCCTGGCGGTCGGTCAAGAGCAGATTCCGGGTGATGCAGGCGCTCACGTTCCTCTGGTTCCTGCTGTTCGCGGCGCGGCTGCTCGTGCAGGTGCCCCTGTACCTGGCGCACACGGACGCGGCGACGAGCGCTCTGGGGCTCGCGAAGCTGCTGATGGGAGTCCCGCTCTACGCGCCTTTGCTGCTCGTGACCTGGTTCGTGGTGAAGGGGCAATTCCCGCGCGAAGCGGCCCGTCCGGCGTAACGGCCGCCGCAGGGCGTCGAAGAGAGAAGAAAAGGGCGTCGAAGAGAGAAGAAAGAGGAGGCCGCGAGGGATGCTCGACGCACGGATCAGGGACGGACTGACGGCCGCTCAGGCCGCCGAGCGGCACGCGGACGGCCGGGCCAACTCCCAGCACCAGCCGACCTCGCGTTCGCTCGCCGACATCC
This genomic window from Leifsonia xyli subsp. cynodontis DSM 46306 contains:
- a CDS encoding alkaline phosphatase family protein; protein product: MPPMLPAAFTTTASLATVLPSSLAALRGERNALGLPRLEHIVVVLVDGLGAAALRARSGHARTLAAGLGKATTIDSGFPTTTAAALTTLTTGTTPGEHGMVGYRVRDGAGRLTNQLHGWDDRMDPAVWQRSRTVFERAAGEGIGGWAIGLPGYAASGFTAAVLRGAAFVGGRTMADRFEAASAILDRPGPGLTYLYVAELDQVAHARGWESPEWTAQLETLDSLVSAFARRLGPGQGMLLTADHGIVDVPVSGHVLYDTAPELLAGVAQVAGEPRMLHLYLAPGADPAAVAARWREAEAGRSWVATRAEAIEAGWFGPVVHPEVELRIGEVLVAARKRIAYYDSRDSARTGRSMIGQHGSLTAEETRVPLLRFGAAG
- the dut gene encoding dUTP diphosphatase encodes the protein MTDTVDIPIIAERLPVYAHPGDAGADLCAAEAVTLEPGERHTVATGVAIALPEGYAAFVVPRSGLAMRHGLTIVNAPGTVDAGYRGEIRVTVLNTDRSMPYDIAVGDRIAQLIVMPVTRAVFVPVDTLPDSHRGTAGFGSSGYTVTQAGEHA
- a CDS encoding DUF3710 domain-containing protein; translated protein: MTDSSDTPGEPATPDEAEKSAPADRATEGPLDESEANPVRPYVDLGGVKILPREGLHLRLEVEEESQRVVAVGLDYANSTLQVQPFAAPRSTGLWHEIREQITDQVQRQGGRVSERQGVFGPEIVAEIPVAAPQGARGETRVARFVGVDGPRWFLRGVIAGDAAVKPEAAALVEDLFRSIVVVRGATPMPPRDLIPLRMPAAPTGPADNGYTTL
- a CDS encoding DUF4193 domain-containing protein; its protein translation is MATDYDAPRKTEDDSESIEALKERVPDKMSGVVDVEDADNPGGYELPGADLSDLDLDVVVLPPQADEFTCVSCFLVKHRSQIDHETKLGPMCVECAA
- a CDS encoding DUF3159 domain-containing protein, which gives rise to MTEHQDAQPEKDADTPEAADPAVVSLGESLARAARKSGLGELADAQTPTGTALLAALGGVRGLLETVLPGLVFLVLFTFTASVPLSIGFSVAVAVAFTIVRIAGKTPVTQAMAGLIGVGVSAVLALITGRGEDNFILGIWTNAAYAAALLISIVVRWPLIGLAAGYLMGDGLAWRSVKSRFRVMQALTFLWFLLFAARLLVQVPLYLAHTDAATSALGLAKLLMGVPLYAPLLLVTWFVVKGQFPREAARPA
- a CDS encoding DUF3093 domain-containing protein; the protein is MDLYRERLWATPWLFVSTLLVVPAVMLVFAPIDLTIGVVLALAFYAAIVAALLLSAPTIRVTETELVAGRARLPLEFAGAPEAFAGEQATLERGRRLDARAWLLIRGWIKPVVKVPLLDADDPTPYWLLSTRNPDRLVQVLEEARQEP
- the sepH gene encoding septation protein SepH encodes the protein MQDLKVIGVENGAIVAVGDDGERFRITVDDTLQSKIRQVRQRTSAESPKLSPREVQAHIRAGLSAEEVAAVTGAPLDYVQRFEGPIVAEREHIVANALSVPVRTSAEVDPLGDQDTFGSVIRERLAALGVVGERWAGWKDSETGWIVKLEFTADQIDHDARWTYDARKHSLAPLNSEATTLSQAGELRTGALIPRLRAVLPDEGEPDTSRFDSGAFAFPASGVDPLSPEVVTPTEALDAPHTGRASNAIAVSAIKRADEAPRDLHQTADLLEALRRRRGEREGASYDDPPEPQPSLLDDPILGPAPLRIAEETVALTDGTGDRPSAETAETPESQTGPVGRKKGRAAMPSWDEIVFGARTDDDLA